The Syntrophaceae bacterium genomic sequence GTCTTCAGGGATGCGGAAAAACGACAACATCCGTGAAGCTGGCCCGTATCCTGGCGGCCCAGGGGAAGCGGGTGTCCCTCGTTTCCGCCGACGTCTATCGGCCCGCCGCCATTGAACAGCTGCGGGTGCTGACCGAATCCATCGGCGCAGGCTTCCACCGGGCTGATGATTTGAAAGATCCCGTAAAGATCTGTCTGAATGCTGTCGATGAGGCCCGCTCGAAAGGGTACGAAGTCCTGATTATCGACACCGCCGGCCGTCTTCACATTGATGAAGCCATGATGGACGAACTGCGGCGCATCAAGGAAGCCGTGCTTCCAGCGGAGATCCTCTTCGTGGCCGATGCGATGACCGGCCAGGAAGCAGTGAATGTGGCAGCGAAATTTAACGAGAGCCTCGGCATCGACGGCGTCATCATGACGAAGATGGACGGGGATGCCAGGGGTGGCGCCGCCCTCTCGCTGCGTGCGGTGATCGGGAAACCCATAAAATTCGTCGGTGTCGGAGAGAAGGTGGACGCGCTCGAGCCGTTCCATCCGGAGCGGATGGCCTCCCGGATCCTCGGAATGGGAGATATCCTGACCCTGGTGGAGAAGGCCCAGACGGCGGTCGACCAGAAAAAGGCCATCGAACTGGAACGGAAAATCCGCAAAAACGAGTTCACCCTCGAGGATTTTCGGGACCAGTTGTCGCAGATCCGGAAGATGGGATCGCTGCAGGACATTCTGGGCATGATCCCCGGCCTTGGGCGGGTGAAAGCCATGAAGGATACAATGCCGGACGAAAAGGAGCTTGTCCGGATCTCCGCCATCATTGATTCAATGACCCGCCAGGAGCGGGCGAATTACCTCATCATCGACGGCTCCAGGCGCAAGAGGATCGCCCGGGGAAGCGGGACCTCCGTACAGGATGTGAACCGGCTGTTGAAGAATTACATTGAGATGAGGAAGATCATGAAAAGGATGACCTCCAAGGACGGCATCAAGGCCCTCCGCCGGGGTAATTTTCCCTTTTCATTCTGAAAAAGATATGTTAATCAATCACCCTTTTCGTTAGAAAAACCACTTTCGGAGGAGGTTACAAGCAGATAGAATGGCAACAAAGATCAGACTGGCACGCATGGGAACCCGGAGCAGGCCTTTCTACCGCATCGTGGTAGCCGATTCCGAATTTCCGAGAGACGGAAGATTCATCGAGATTGTCGGCCACTACGACCCCAAAAAAGAGCCGGCGGAAGTAACCTTGAAAGACGAACGCGTCCGGGAATGGCTCTCCAAGGGGGCGAAGCCGACGCTCACTGTTTCCCAGCTGCTGAAAAAAAAGGGAATCCCACTTAAAGGGTAACTTTTGCCCGTCATTTCCGGCCGAACGGCATGTTTCGGGCGCTTCCGACCCACGATCGATCGTGCAAGCAGGAGATCCCAGGCTGCCGGCAGGCAGCCGGTGAGAATCGATATTCGTGACGCTTCAATCTTTGCAGACATCACGGAGGTGGGAACGATGAAGGAGCTCATCAAGTACATGGCGCAGGCTTTGGTGGATCATCCTGATCAGGTGGAAGTGAATGAAATCGTTGGAGAGCAGACCTCGGTGATCGAATTGAGAGTGGCCAAAGAGGATTTGGGGAAGGTTATCGGAAAGCAGGGACGAACCGCCAAGGCGATGCGGGCTATCTTGAGCGCCGCTTCAACGAAAATCCGTAAGAGGACGGTCCTCGAGATCATTGAATGATGCATGAGACTCCTGGAAATCGGACGGATCGTCAAGTATCACGGGTTGAAAGGAGCCTTGAAGGTGCTCTCCTTCCTGGAGGGAAACCGCACCCTGAAAACCATC encodes the following:
- the ffh gene encoding signal recognition particle protein yields the protein MFENLTEKLEGIFKKLRGHGVLTEENIQDAMKEIRMALLEADVNFRVVRDFVEDVRTRAVGQHVLESLSPGQQVVKIVHERLVELMGGTGSAMRFGNRIPTPVMMVGLQGCGKTTTSVKLARILAAQGKRVSLVSADVYRPAAIEQLRVLTESIGAGFHRADDLKDPVKICLNAVDEARSKGYEVLIIDTAGRLHIDEAMMDELRRIKEAVLPAEILFVADAMTGQEAVNVAAKFNESLGIDGVIMTKMDGDARGGAALSLRAVIGKPIKFVGVGEKVDALEPFHPERMASRILGMGDILTLVEKAQTAVDQKKAIELERKIRKNEFTLEDFRDQLSQIRKMGSLQDILGMIPGLGRVKAMKDTMPDEKELVRISAIIDSMTRQERANYLIIDGSRRKRIARGSGTSVQDVNRLLKNYIEMRKIMKRMTSKDGIKALRRGNFPFSF
- the rpsP gene encoding 30S ribosomal protein S16, with amino-acid sequence MATKIRLARMGTRSRPFYRIVVADSEFPRDGRFIEIVGHYDPKKEPAEVTLKDERVREWLSKGAKPTLTVSQLLKKKGIPLKG
- a CDS encoding KH domain-containing protein, with translation MKELIKYMAQALVDHPDQVEVNEIVGEQTSVIELRVAKEDLGKVIGKQGRTAKAMRAILSAASTKIRKRTVLEIIE